From Granulicella cerasi, a single genomic window includes:
- a CDS encoding ChbG/HpnK family deacetylase has protein sequence MSKRLILNADDFGLTHGINRAVEELHQAGALTSATLMANGPAFEDAVEIAQRNPGLGIGCHVVLTDGIPVSHPADIPTLLGPDGKTFRSSLVDFLLAVLRGRVSERDIAREAHAQITKLQRAGLDLTHVDTHKHTHTLPGVARPLLFVAERCRIGAIRSPFEQSWSLAVAHADPVRRLQVRLLQHLRKRFEALPQVRQGIVATSDGTLGISATGRLNHETLARLMETMPDGTWELVCHPGYNDRDLDAVTTRLRASREVERNALLATFADEKNPPHAHLIHYGAIGPFARLREVNQFEPNNGHETFV, from the coding sequence ATGTCGAAGCGCCTCATTCTCAATGCCGATGACTTCGGCCTGACTCACGGGATCAATCGCGCCGTGGAAGAGCTGCACCAGGCAGGCGCGTTGACCTCCGCAACGCTTATGGCCAACGGCCCGGCGTTCGAGGACGCGGTTGAGATCGCCCAGCGTAACCCGGGTCTCGGCATCGGCTGCCACGTCGTCCTTACCGACGGCATTCCCGTCTCGCACCCTGCGGACATCCCTACCCTGCTCGGCCCCGACGGCAAGACCTTCCGCTCCTCGTTGGTCGACTTCCTGCTTGCCGTGCTGCGCGGCCGCGTCTCTGAGCGGGACATCGCCCGTGAAGCCCATGCGCAGATCACCAAGTTGCAACGCGCTGGACTCGACCTCACGCATGTCGACACCCACAAGCACACGCATACCCTGCCCGGCGTCGCGCGTCCCCTGCTCTTTGTGGCCGAACGCTGCCGCATCGGCGCGATCCGCAGCCCCTTTGAGCAGTCGTGGTCGCTTGCGGTCGCTCATGCCGACCCCGTTCGTCGCCTGCAGGTACGCCTGTTGCAGCATCTGCGCAAGCGCTTCGAGGCCCTGCCACAGGTTCGCCAAGGCATTGTCGCGACCAGCGACGGAACGCTCGGCATCTCCGCCACAGGCAGGCTCAACCACGAAACGCTGGCGCGCCTGATGGAGACGATGCCCGACGGCACCTGGGAACTGGTCTGCCACCCTGGCTACAACGACCGCGACCTCGACGCCGTCACTACGCGTCTGCGGGCCTCGCGCGAAGTGGAGCGGAACGCCCTGCTCGCCACATTTGCCGACGAGAAGAATCCTCCGCACGCGCATCTCATCCATTACGGAGCGATCGGGCCTTTCGCGCGCTTGCGCGAGGTCAACCAGTTTGAGCCGAACAACGGCCACGAAACCTTCGTCTAA